The following proteins are co-located in the Gossypium hirsutum isolate 1008001.06 chromosome A02, Gossypium_hirsutum_v2.1, whole genome shotgun sequence genome:
- the LOC107952399 gene encoding uncharacterized protein codes for MTAFKHMDPRKALGIHRLLGSFFKEHWSTVGSDVLRMCQDVLQGNKNVDCVNDTLLVMIPKVKNPCEMTNFHPINLCRVIYKIISKALANQLKVVLPQCISQNQRAFVPGWMIHDNVLVAHELMHYLRSLKNGPNKGCVIKLDISKAYDQVELCFLEKVMIRMVLYRVKCNMNRIDIIIPERGLRQGDPLSPYLFLFCMDVFSRMLLKAQEKNNIKGICTSKDGPRMNHLFFVDNALLFVRNQHSEVETFIRILDNFPRMSDQSINLEKSMVYFSPNTSVTQRATLGNILDRLASRINGWSKHLLSNGGKEIFIKSVIQAIPTYAFLVFMAPKGVLEEIQSMTSHVWWGGGEKKRGWNMLPWDRLCYPKAGKVLEWHDNWGFEGLLGKSICLEKKLVKEEKLGDLFNSSKDGWNKKRVRDICGKNMGDQICNIPIIHNDPEDRCTWLHYPHGRIQPSQDLLENHVEIKNIWGFCWRLGHYFLPTSDKISSFCNGFDDTCPRCGKDMETLIHAMKDCLLAREVLEHSRLHNKFLVENYSRYIDWIEDMARELDYKVVSDLITVLWNVRNSRNTRIFRGVEEGAKVSWEREAALRADVTRKAKDKVWRKPSQGVNNINFDTSVHGKKVYYVLVAIDSEGFVHGERMGVVDKEMQIEWAEMLAMEESLNVARSNNWNALELESDCASLVNRFKNWSCDLTMLGHRMREIQRKTHCFSYFNFKWGPRCCNKVADYLCSWAKTKDCNKDFKMDYPSEVHEFVLNDAIS; via the exons ATGACGGCCTTCAAGCATATGGATCCCCGAAAAGCCTTGGGGATTCATAGGCTATTGGGGAGTTTCTTCAAAGAGCATTGGTCGACGGTGGGAAGTGATGTTTTAAGGATGTGCCAGGATGTTTTACAAGGCAATAAAAATGTGGACTGTGTTAATGATACTTTACTGGTCATGATTCCTAAGGTCAAGAATCCTTGTGAGATGACAAATTTTCACCCGATAAACTTGTGTAGGGTCATCTATAAGATCATTTCTAAAGCCTTGGCTAATCAACTCAAAGTTGTGCTTCCCCAGTGTATAAGCCAAAATCAAAGAGCTTTTGTCCCTGGCTGGATGATCCATGACAACGTCCTTGTTGCTCATGAGCTCATGCACTACCTTCGGAGCTTAAAAAATGGCCCTAACAAGGGTTGTGTGATCAAGCTCGATATTAGCAAGGCGTATGATCAGGTGGAATTGTGTTTCCTCGAGAAAGTGATGATAAGAATGG TTCTGTATAGAGTTAAATGCAATATGAACCGTATTGATATCATTATCCCAGAGAGAGGTCTTCGCCAAGGGGACCCCCTTTCCCCTTACTTATTTCTTTTCTGCATGGATGTCTTCTCTCGTATGCTGCTCAAAGCCCaagagaaaaataatattaaGGGTATTTGTACGAGTAAGGATGGTCCTAGAATGAACCATCTATTCTTTGTTGACAATGCTCTCTTGTTTGTAAGGAATCAACACAGTGAGGTGGAAACTTTTATAAGAATCTTGGACAACTTTCCAAGGATGTCAGATCAAAGCATTAATCTGGAGAAGTCTATGGTGTACTTTAGCCCCAACACCTCTGTGACTCAACGTGCAACGTTGGGG AACATCTTGGATCGTCTTGCAAGCAGAATCAACGGCTGGTCAAAACATCTTTTGTCAAATGGAGGCAAGGAGATTTTTATCAAGTCTGTTATCCAAGCGATCCCTACTTACGCCTTCCTGGTGTTCATGGCTCCTAAGGGGGTTTTAGAGGAGATCCAATCCATGACGAGCCATGTGTGGTGGGGAGGTGGGGAGAAGAAAAGAGGCTGGAACATGTTACCTTGGGATCGACTGTGTTACCCAAAAG CGGGAAAAGTATTAGAGTGGCACGATAACTGGGGTTTTGAAGGTCTATTGGGTAAGTCCATTTGTCTTGAAAAAAAGCTGGTCAAAGAGGAAAAGTTGGGTGATTTGTTCAACAGTAGCAAGGATGGGTGGAACAAGAAAAGGGTTCGGGATATCTGTGGCAAAAATATGGGGGACCAAATATGTAATATCCCCATTATTCATAATGATCCTGAAGATCGATGTACATGGCTTCATTACCCTCATG GTAGGATTCAGCCCTCACAGGATCTTCTAGAAAATCACGTGGAAATTAAAAACATCTGGGGTTTTTGCTGGAGACTTGGCCATTATTTCTTGCCTACGTCCGACAAAATTTCCAGTTTCTGTAATGGTTTTGACGATACTTGCCCGAGATGTGGTAAAGATATGGAGACCCTTATTCATGCGATGAAGGACTGCCTGTTGGCCCGTGAAGTGCTTGAGCATAGTAGGCTTCATAATAAGTTCCTGGTCGAGAATTACTCCAGGTACATTGACTGGATCGAAGATATGGCGAGAGAGTTGGATTATAAGGTAGTCTCTGACCTCATCACCGTCCTTTGGAATGTTCGAAACTCTAGAAATACCCGAATCTTTAGAGGAGTTGAGGAAGGGGCCAAAGTGAGCTGGGAGAGAGAAGCGGCTTTGA GAGCCGATGTTACAAGGAAAGCAAAGGATAAAGTCTGGAGGAAACCGTCTCAGGGGGTGAATAATATTAACTTTGACACCTCTGTTCATGGAAAGAAAGTGTACTACGTGCTGGTTGCTATAGATTCTGAAGGCTTTGTTCATGGGGAGCGAATGGGCGTTGTGGATAAGGAGATGCAAATTGAGTGGGCTGAAATGCTGGCCATGGAAGAAAGCTTAAATGTTGCCCGGTCAAATAATTGGAATGCCTTGGAGTTGGAGTCTGATTGTGCCAGCCTAGTGAACCGCTTTAAAAATTGGAGCTGTGATTTGACTATGCTGGGCCATCGTATGCGGGAGATCCAAAGGAAAACTCATTGTTTTAGCTATTTCAATTTTAAATGGGGCCCTCGTTGTTGTAATAAAGTGGCCGATTATCTTTGTAGTTGGGCCAAAACTAAAGATTGTAATAAGGATTTTAAAATGGACTATCCTTCAGAAGTCCATGAATTTGTTTTGAATGACGCAATAAGTTGA